The following coding sequences are from one Streptomyces sp. NBC_00536 window:
- a CDS encoding replication-relaxation family protein, protein MTTTITTPASNTAGSIDAQPATGDSQAHQAVALIAQHRLLTSAQIRTLVAPHLPPRKIHKVLVPLREDGLITHTTLPHGMQAHFLTPAGHQTVADWPELRGRTATPIHSPAAARLRAGHILTGARAHLAFLTDARARGDEYQPLDWVPEVTHRLPDTAGADRLIADAVFHYTATSPRRLQYRAFVEIDRATMSSERLARKLITYARFHSYTPQPTGRRGTVADQGAMLAWQRVYPRFPRILFILTGASRPSLAHRIADLRSMAADHELVARVATRVPLGAAVLEDIEEQGPQAPVWTPLTGSAEPRGWTEL, encoded by the coding sequence ATGACCACCACCATCACCACCCCCGCCAGCAACACCGCGGGCAGCATCGACGCCCAGCCAGCGACCGGCGACAGCCAAGCCCACCAGGCCGTGGCTTTGATCGCCCAGCACCGGCTCCTGACCAGCGCCCAGATCCGCACGCTGGTCGCCCCGCACCTGCCACCCCGCAAAATCCACAAGGTCCTGGTGCCACTGCGCGAGGACGGGCTGATCACCCACACCACCCTCCCCCACGGCATGCAAGCGCACTTTCTCACCCCGGCCGGGCACCAGACCGTCGCCGACTGGCCCGAGCTGCGTGGCCGGACAGCCACCCCCATCCACTCTCCGGCCGCGGCCCGGCTGCGCGCGGGGCACATCCTCACCGGAGCCCGCGCCCACCTCGCCTTCCTCACCGACGCACGCGCCCGCGGTGACGAGTACCAGCCGCTGGACTGGGTCCCCGAGGTCACCCACCGCCTCCCCGACACCGCGGGCGCGGACCGGCTGATCGCCGACGCCGTCTTCCACTACACCGCCACCAGCCCCCGCCGGCTCCAGTACCGGGCCTTCGTGGAAATCGACCGGGCCACAATGAGCAGCGAGCGCCTGGCCCGCAAGCTCATCACCTACGCACGCTTCCACAGCTACACCCCCCAGCCCACCGGACGCCGCGGCACCGTCGCGGACCAGGGAGCCATGCTCGCCTGGCAGCGCGTCTATCCCCGCTTCCCGCGGATCCTGTTCATCCTCACCGGCGCCTCCCGACCCTCCCTGGCCCACCGGATTGCCGACCTGCGCAGCATGGCCGCCGACCACGAACTCGTCGCCCGCGTGGCCACCCGCGTCCCACTCGGCGCCGCCGTCCTCGAAGACATCGAAGAACAGGGGCCACAGGCACCGGTCTGGACACCGCTGACCGGGAGCGCAGAGCCGCGTGGCTGGACCGAACTGTGA
- a CDS encoding ATP/GTP-binding protein — protein MEPHLNRMTSAHAPVTAVLDTLTALADWIAVNSWWLVLLAVAVWTGWECLLRWAARRALARRTHLELVPAAGFEPDSEQIWRQGMQLVRAAGSGPWWTPRRARSVRVRLRADGVSALVYRIEAPASAHVLLAQTPFGPRVAVREVPPVPVTDRPHVVRAVLTLHGEPGSRLREVPLDPDPLQPLLDAVSDVRADLGDVAEVCVDLSPASRWHLAVRRMTAMRRDREKARREAQRDARWLTRASEDSFTSAMGRLLDPQGSRGRMVMSPQPRRTGREKVLGKLVHTPGLVRVQILIRCASQDADRAQQRLARVGAAMDVYAGPSRMTSIGWSLGPVRVGPDRRPWRGRFDEQWERALIQPARGGWAHIDELAGFLKPVTAAARVPLMESEVPTYQHGADLLPQGWYRGPDGRERLLATPEDDTLFEVQSGKAGWGKTTKAQVQAVASAHNRRGLAFVDPHGDSFADVAPYLAHEDLIDRVALFDLTVHTATDRLGCWNLLDMSQDHRVPHEVCAAVVEAFAGALGWGDVTSPRALTILTKAVEALVAVNVRAVAAQQPKAQATVFQIRALLTGPQFRKAVVAVLDEEAQGWWTEQFPDLPREGLMTVLNPLERLAASPVVRAFLGCPVSGYDIRRAMDDGQILWICPPGTGPTDRLLISLIVHDFLRAGLSRRNLHETQRRPFRFYLDEMISLDQGTVLAEITEQLRKFGCRLHGMTQLLHRLNPATRAALMQNASCLSTTAGSVEAIAQITAQWPGTTVTPADIAALPRWQHYASFTIDGSRIGPLPLRGPTLEEVFGHLARPREVKALYKAAHRATGALSLAQRTKTAAAQQGKVLDFLTASRSAAGARTGEQYA, from the coding sequence ATGGAACCGCACCTGAACCGGATGACCAGTGCGCACGCCCCCGTCACCGCGGTCCTGGACACCCTCACCGCACTGGCTGACTGGATCGCGGTGAACTCCTGGTGGCTGGTCCTGCTGGCCGTCGCCGTGTGGACGGGCTGGGAGTGCCTGCTGCGATGGGCTGCCCGCCGGGCCCTGGCGCGGCGTACGCACCTGGAGCTGGTGCCCGCGGCCGGGTTCGAGCCGGACAGTGAGCAGATCTGGCGCCAGGGCATGCAGCTGGTGCGGGCGGCCGGCTCGGGTCCGTGGTGGACACCGCGACGGGCCCGGTCGGTGCGGGTGCGGCTGCGCGCCGACGGGGTGAGCGCGCTGGTGTACCGGATCGAGGCTCCCGCCAGCGCACACGTGCTGCTGGCCCAGACGCCGTTCGGGCCGCGGGTCGCCGTACGGGAGGTGCCGCCGGTCCCGGTCACGGACCGCCCCCACGTTGTACGGGCGGTGCTGACCCTGCACGGCGAGCCCGGATCCCGGCTCCGGGAAGTACCCCTGGACCCGGATCCGCTGCAGCCGCTGCTGGACGCGGTCAGTGATGTGCGGGCCGACCTCGGCGACGTCGCCGAGGTCTGCGTAGACCTCTCCCCCGCCTCCCGCTGGCACCTCGCCGTGCGCCGCATGACGGCCATGCGCCGCGACCGGGAGAAGGCCCGGCGCGAGGCGCAGCGTGACGCCAGGTGGCTGACCCGCGCGAGCGAGGACAGTTTCACCTCGGCCATGGGCCGGCTGCTGGATCCGCAGGGCAGCCGGGGGCGCATGGTCATGTCGCCGCAGCCGCGCCGTACCGGCCGGGAAAAGGTCCTCGGAAAGCTCGTCCACACGCCCGGGCTGGTGCGGGTGCAGATCCTCATCCGGTGCGCCTCACAGGACGCCGACCGTGCGCAGCAACGCCTGGCCCGGGTCGGGGCGGCCATGGACGTCTACGCCGGCCCTTCACGGATGACGTCCATCGGCTGGTCCCTGGGACCTGTGCGCGTCGGGCCGGACCGGCGGCCGTGGCGTGGCCGGTTCGATGAGCAGTGGGAGCGCGCCCTCATACAGCCCGCCCGCGGCGGGTGGGCCCATATTGACGAACTCGCCGGATTCCTCAAGCCCGTGACCGCCGCCGCGCGGGTGCCGCTGATGGAGAGTGAGGTGCCCACGTACCAGCACGGGGCGGATCTGCTGCCCCAGGGCTGGTACCGGGGCCCGGACGGCCGTGAGCGTCTGCTGGCCACCCCCGAGGACGACACGTTGTTTGAAGTGCAGTCCGGGAAAGCGGGGTGGGGTAAGACCACCAAAGCCCAGGTCCAGGCGGTGGCCAGTGCCCACAACAGGCGCGGGCTGGCGTTCGTGGACCCGCACGGCGACTCCTTCGCCGACGTCGCCCCCTACCTCGCCCACGAAGACCTCATCGACCGCGTCGCCTTGTTCGACCTGACCGTCCATACCGCTACCGACCGGCTTGGCTGCTGGAACCTCCTGGACATGAGCCAGGACCACCGCGTGCCGCACGAGGTGTGCGCGGCAGTGGTCGAGGCCTTCGCCGGGGCCCTGGGGTGGGGGGACGTCACCTCGCCGCGTGCGCTGACCATCCTGACCAAGGCCGTCGAGGCCCTGGTGGCCGTCAACGTCCGCGCGGTCGCCGCTCAGCAGCCGAAAGCGCAGGCGACCGTCTTCCAGATCCGCGCCCTGCTCACCGGCCCCCAGTTCCGGAAGGCCGTGGTCGCGGTACTGGACGAGGAGGCACAGGGATGGTGGACAGAGCAGTTCCCCGATCTTCCGCGTGAGGGACTGATGACGGTCCTCAACCCCCTGGAACGGCTGGCAGCGTCCCCGGTCGTCCGCGCGTTCCTGGGGTGCCCCGTCAGCGGGTACGACATCAGGCGCGCGATGGACGACGGCCAGATCCTGTGGATCTGCCCGCCCGGCACCGGACCCACCGACCGGCTGCTGATCTCCCTGATCGTCCACGACTTCCTGCGCGCCGGTCTCTCCCGCCGCAATCTGCACGAGACTCAGCGACGGCCGTTCCGGTTCTACCTGGACGAGATGATCAGCCTCGACCAGGGCACGGTGCTCGCTGAGATCACCGAGCAGCTCAGGAAGTTCGGGTGCCGGCTGCACGGGATGACCCAGCTCCTGCACCGCCTCAACCCCGCAACGCGCGCCGCCCTCATGCAGAACGCATCGTGCTTGTCGACCACAGCGGGATCCGTCGAGGCGATTGCCCAGATCACCGCGCAGTGGCCCGGCACCACCGTCACCCCGGCCGACATTGCAGCACTGCCCCGCTGGCAGCACTACGCCAGCTTCACCATCGACGGCAGCCGCATCGGCCCACTCCCCCTCCGCGGGCCCACGCTGGAAGAGGTCTTCGGCCATCTCGCCCGGCCCCGCGAGGTCAAGGCCCTGTACAAGGCCGCGCACCGCGCCACTGGCGCTCTGTCCCTGGCACAGCGGACCAAGACCGCGGCAGCCCAGCAGGGGAAGGTCCTCGACTTTCTCACCGCCTCCCGCTCCGCAGCGGGCGCCAGGACAGGAGAGCAGTACGCATGA
- a CDS encoding C40 family peptidase, whose amino-acid sequence MRKRKVGCLAILLMALAACCTAPVLLMSAAAARQSTGQDQVDAAAAGIPERMLAAYLTGASRATTYSPDCKGMRWQILAGIARVESDHAAGHQIADSGDITPPITGPRLDGSGAGGNTTAIPDTDHGKWDGDTAYDRAVGPFQFLPETFRTYGRDGNGDGAISPHNADDAALAAAIYLCGDGRDLTNREQLRAAIHTYNLSWAYVDDVTSGIYRYDALGNTPSTATGTAGTVIQAALAQTGIPYSWGGGGPEGPSTGVCCSPGGQDGRTVTGFDCSGLTQYAYAQAGINLPRTAAEQAGAGRRIPASAGFGALQPGDLIFYGYSPTADSTIHHVGIYLGDGQMINAPRPGRPVSIDPVNAMPDYAGGTRLL is encoded by the coding sequence GTGAGAAAGCGGAAAGTCGGATGTCTGGCCATCCTGCTGATGGCGCTGGCGGCATGCTGCACGGCCCCGGTCCTGCTGATGTCCGCCGCTGCTGCCAGGCAGTCCACCGGGCAGGACCAGGTAGACGCGGCCGCGGCCGGAATCCCCGAGCGGATGCTGGCCGCGTACCTCACCGGGGCCTCCCGGGCCACCACGTACTCCCCTGACTGCAAGGGGATGCGGTGGCAGATCCTCGCCGGAATCGCCCGCGTCGAGTCCGACCACGCCGCCGGACACCAGATCGCCGACAGCGGGGACATCACCCCGCCGATCACCGGCCCACGCCTGGACGGCTCCGGCGCTGGAGGCAACACCACCGCCATCCCCGACACCGACCACGGCAAATGGGACGGCGACACCGCCTACGACCGGGCCGTCGGCCCCTTCCAGTTCCTCCCCGAAACCTTCCGCACCTACGGCAGGGACGGAAACGGCGACGGCGCGATCTCCCCCCACAACGCGGACGACGCCGCCCTGGCAGCCGCCATCTACCTCTGCGGTGATGGCCGCGACCTCACCAACCGCGAGCAACTGCGCGCAGCCATCCACACCTACAACTTGTCCTGGGCCTACGTGGACGACGTGACCAGCGGCATCTACCGCTACGACGCCCTCGGCAACACCCCCTCCACCGCCACCGGCACCGCGGGCACAGTCATCCAGGCCGCACTGGCCCAGACCGGCATCCCCTACTCCTGGGGCGGCGGCGGCCCCGAAGGCCCCAGCACCGGGGTCTGCTGCTCACCCGGAGGACAGGACGGACGCACCGTCACCGGGTTCGACTGCTCGGGCCTGACCCAGTACGCCTACGCCCAGGCCGGAATCAACCTGCCACGCACCGCCGCCGAACAAGCGGGCGCCGGTCGGCGGATTCCCGCATCAGCCGGATTCGGGGCGCTGCAGCCCGGCGACCTCATCTTCTACGGATACAGCCCCACCGCCGACTCCACCATCCACCACGTCGGGATCTACCTCGGCGACGGACAGATGATCAACGCCCCCAGACCCGGTCGGCCGGTCAGCATCGACCCCGTCAACGCGATGCCCGACTACGCCGGTGGAACGAGGCTGCTGTGA
- a CDS encoding ATP-binding protein: MRTPLRHVAGHLLWSPSGGVWAVWRVEPLAGGYLPAQVRRELLGRITSLVRSMPGLQPRVFALAARIDPGEVAERMVDGLDWERLPEWAEVCAAGVDLLDGREIHERTVWLAVPLPGRAGAAATVLGAMYAEAAAALGLAPVAVPVGEVRAARGEAARLQASLGGGMCLRPASPAEIVWMVQHAVHRGLAEEPLLSDAQASPLYGSRVHDGQLLSPSYADLGQVRLAEGGQDQQTAGTSGRGRGPWWRSAAAVSPLGRLWLQTESEAGTGYQAQLVLAELPPAVATEAADVLAQLEGLPFPVDVTVDLRIVPAKKARAQVQRKKRELLDQAGQYGAQPTGMPYSLPEAAGDLEEQDARMAQTSVEVEVQSVTVLTVWGPDAVTCDARARELSSALAAGDYRAVRPIGMQEDLFTLGLPGGVRAPKLTQFTQHQLSQDWAACGALTLPRVGDPSGILIGRDLDSGTLRPVLLNPADAPQVNASASSAVIGDLGAGKSVLQKLVTGAVVDQGGQAIVIDRTPVREWANFARTAMGQRCQIIDAAQAQVSVDPLRAFGGAVGAHYALSYLTLQLGVGPMTAAGAVLHHAVEEVSAGPDPSMGKVLDALVRIAAGEGARADVAATMADLLRIVASNPLAAMVFDPDLPVVSLAGDLGADMVVVTTAGLTLPPREAFADMEVLRQQPLESLIGRAVLYLLAAIARQAAFTDPERFCLVSLDEVYWLTSSAEGSALVHEILHDGRKHGAGVFLGAHNRRELGQDAGLIAYRYLARTSDRTSAIEGLRFLGLDGDDEDLLRLVTTGLSPVGQAGREGEMLLRDPRMQVGRIQVIVPDVQRLRAGLFTTPGRGRTGVTTGAGGAQ, translated from the coding sequence ATGCGGACACCTTTGCGGCATGTCGCCGGGCATCTGCTGTGGTCGCCGTCCGGCGGGGTGTGGGCGGTGTGGCGGGTGGAGCCGCTGGCCGGCGGATACCTCCCCGCCCAGGTGCGCCGGGAACTTCTGGGCCGTATCACCTCTTTGGTGCGGTCGATGCCCGGCCTGCAGCCGCGGGTGTTCGCGTTGGCCGCGCGGATCGACCCGGGTGAGGTCGCCGAGCGGATGGTGGACGGGCTCGACTGGGAGCGCCTGCCTGAGTGGGCGGAGGTCTGCGCGGCCGGTGTCGATCTGCTGGACGGCCGGGAGATCCACGAGCGGACGGTGTGGCTGGCCGTCCCGTTGCCCGGCAGGGCAGGCGCGGCCGCCACGGTCCTGGGCGCCATGTACGCGGAAGCAGCCGCGGCGTTGGGTCTCGCTCCTGTGGCCGTGCCGGTGGGTGAGGTGCGGGCGGCGCGTGGGGAGGCCGCGCGGCTGCAGGCGTCGCTGGGCGGTGGTATGTGCCTGCGCCCGGCCTCGCCCGCGGAGATCGTGTGGATGGTCCAGCATGCCGTGCACCGGGGCCTGGCCGAGGAGCCTTTGCTGTCGGATGCGCAGGCCAGCCCCCTGTACGGGAGCAGGGTCCACGACGGACAGCTCCTGTCCCCCTCCTACGCGGACCTTGGGCAGGTACGGCTGGCCGAGGGCGGCCAGGACCAGCAGACGGCCGGGACCAGCGGGCGGGGCAGGGGGCCGTGGTGGCGGTCGGCCGCGGCCGTCTCGCCGCTGGGCCGGCTGTGGCTGCAGACCGAATCCGAGGCCGGGACCGGCTACCAGGCCCAACTGGTCCTCGCCGAACTCCCGCCCGCCGTCGCCACCGAGGCCGCCGACGTCCTGGCCCAGCTCGAAGGCCTGCCCTTCCCCGTCGATGTCACCGTCGACCTGCGGATCGTGCCCGCGAAGAAGGCCAGGGCCCAGGTACAGCGCAAGAAGCGTGAACTCCTGGACCAGGCCGGGCAGTACGGGGCGCAGCCCACCGGGATGCCGTACTCGCTGCCGGAGGCGGCTGGGGACCTGGAGGAGCAGGACGCCCGGATGGCGCAGACATCGGTCGAGGTGGAAGTCCAGTCGGTGACGGTGCTCACCGTGTGGGGTCCGGACGCGGTCACGTGCGACGCCCGGGCGCGGGAGTTGTCGTCCGCGCTGGCGGCCGGGGATTACCGGGCGGTGCGTCCGATCGGTATGCAGGAGGACCTTTTCACGCTCGGTCTGCCGGGCGGGGTGCGGGCGCCGAAGCTGACCCAGTTCACGCAGCATCAGCTGTCGCAGGACTGGGCGGCGTGCGGGGCGCTGACGCTGCCGCGGGTCGGTGACCCGTCCGGGATCCTGATCGGCCGTGACCTGGACAGTGGCACCCTGCGCCCGGTACTCCTCAACCCGGCTGACGCTCCCCAGGTCAACGCCTCTGCGTCCAGCGCGGTGATCGGTGACCTCGGCGCGGGAAAGAGCGTGCTCCAGAAGCTGGTTACCGGGGCGGTGGTGGACCAGGGCGGGCAGGCCATCGTCATCGACCGCACCCCCGTCCGCGAATGGGCGAATTTCGCGCGGACGGCGATGGGGCAGCGGTGCCAGATCATCGATGCCGCCCAGGCGCAGGTGTCGGTGGATCCGCTGCGCGCGTTCGGCGGTGCGGTCGGCGCCCACTACGCCCTGTCCTACCTCACCCTGCAGCTGGGCGTGGGGCCGATGACAGCCGCCGGTGCCGTCCTCCACCACGCCGTCGAAGAAGTCAGCGCCGGACCTGACCCGTCCATGGGCAAGGTCCTGGACGCTCTGGTACGCATCGCGGCAGGGGAGGGGGCCCGCGCGGATGTGGCGGCCACCATGGCCGACCTGCTGCGCATCGTCGCGTCCAACCCACTCGCCGCGATGGTGTTCGACCCCGATCTGCCGGTGGTCAGCCTGGCGGGCGACCTCGGCGCGGACATGGTCGTGGTCACCACCGCCGGTCTGACCCTCCCCCCGCGCGAGGCCTTCGCCGACATGGAAGTGCTGCGCCAGCAGCCCCTGGAATCGCTGATCGGGCGTGCGGTGCTCTACCTTCTGGCGGCCATCGCCCGCCAGGCCGCCTTCACTGATCCCGAACGGTTCTGTCTGGTCTCGCTCGATGAGGTGTACTGGCTGACGTCGTCGGCGGAGGGGTCGGCGCTGGTCCACGAGATCCTGCACGACGGCCGCAAGCACGGCGCGGGGGTGTTCCTCGGCGCCCACAACCGGCGTGAACTCGGCCAGGACGCGGGCCTGATCGCCTACCGCTACCTCGCCCGCACCAGCGACCGCACCAGCGCCATCGAAGGACTGCGATTCCTCGGCCTGGATGGCGACGACGAAGACCTGCTGCGGCTGGTGACCACCGGACTGTCGCCCGTCGGCCAGGCGGGACGCGAGGGGGAGATGCTGCTGCGCGACCCGCGCATGCAGGTCGGCCGGATCCAGGTCATCGTGCCCGACGTGCAGCGGCTGCGCGCAGGGCTGTTCACCACCCCGGGCCGTGGCCGTACTGGTGTCACAACCGGGGCCGGGGGTGCCCAGTGA
- a CDS encoding conjugal transfer protein, which yields MTPDPRSSLRPVPRAAAAPPLRRSHPETVPVHGSVPRGLRLARIGVWTALAAGPLALAGVLTVMATPGSTAQAAPTPHTTTSAPSPAVDPAGTAALFVELWLRADSAAPDSPTAAAVHSMAPAADLPTRSRSEAAQPGAVSVVALRTASTRDGWTVLVAALADTPRAALSSPVPASPAADGAPAARYFAVSGTGGTNDGPLTVTGPPAEVAGPASAPAPATPYTRAVPTGQVLATTVGEFLRTYLTSGQGAGVERYLSPGVHLSVPVGGAYVRADVEEVAADTEQAAAKDVPGDGVRTRVRVRVTGEDRAGTRWPLVYRLEMTARAGRWEVSALDTAAPAASPAPSTQAGTR from the coding sequence ATGACTCCAGATCCCCGCAGCAGTCTGCGGCCGGTCCCCCGTGCGGCGGCCGCGCCGCCCCTGCGCCGCTCCCATCCTGAGACCGTCCCGGTCCATGGTTCCGTCCCACGCGGTTTGCGGCTGGCCCGGATCGGGGTGTGGACCGCCCTGGCCGCGGGCCCCCTTGCCCTGGCCGGCGTCCTCACCGTCATGGCCACCCCGGGCAGCACCGCCCAGGCCGCACCCACCCCGCACACCACCACCAGCGCCCCGAGCCCGGCGGTCGACCCGGCCGGTACCGCCGCGCTGTTCGTGGAGCTGTGGCTGCGCGCCGACTCCGCCGCGCCCGATAGCCCCACAGCTGCGGCCGTCCACTCCATGGCCCCCGCCGCGGACCTGCCCACGCGCTCGCGCAGCGAGGCGGCGCAGCCGGGTGCGGTCAGCGTCGTCGCCCTGCGGACCGCTTCCACGCGCGACGGGTGGACGGTCCTGGTCGCCGCCCTCGCCGATACCCCGCGTGCCGCCCTCTCATCCCCTGTCCCGGCGTCGCCTGCCGCGGACGGCGCTCCGGCGGCGCGGTACTTCGCCGTGTCCGGCACCGGCGGCACCAACGACGGGCCGCTGACCGTGACCGGGCCGCCGGCCGAAGTCGCCGGGCCCGCCTCGGCGCCCGCTCCCGCCACGCCCTACACCAGGGCAGTTCCCACCGGCCAGGTGCTGGCCACAACGGTGGGTGAGTTCCTGCGGACATACCTCACCAGCGGACAGGGCGCAGGAGTGGAGCGCTACCTGTCGCCCGGTGTGCACCTGTCCGTGCCGGTGGGCGGGGCGTATGTGCGCGCGGACGTCGAGGAGGTCGCCGCCGACACCGAGCAGGCCGCCGCCAAGGACGTTCCCGGGGACGGAGTCCGTACGCGGGTGAGGGTCCGGGTGACGGGTGAGGACCGGGCCGGGACGCGGTGGCCGCTGGTCTACCGGCTGGAGATGACCGCGCGCGCCGGACGCTGGGAAGTCAGCGCCCTGGACACCGCCGCCCCCGCCGCTTCTCCGGCCCCCTCCACGCAGGCAGGTACACGATGA
- a CDS encoding TfuA-like protein gives MRHKEILALLAEGVTVVGAAGMGALRAAELAPYRMVGVGRIFEDFRSGVLDADDEVAVLHTDDGIALSEAPMNLRAALMRAAADGELSDAEAGRLSDLARSLPYTSQSWTALGRLAAGEGLGPAFGRADAWRCTHAYDVKREDAERALALVAAGLPPGHGPGSWVPASRGRRASSGTGRPHSSRGGEQWKARLLPRPAPSPAVVRPGLRGPLADTSPGRAHSARRFTGAVDCSAPRRLASRRNR, from the coding sequence GTGCGGCACAAGGAGATCCTCGCCCTCCTGGCCGAAGGCGTCACCGTGGTCGGCGCCGCCGGCATGGGAGCCCTTCGTGCCGCCGAACTCGCCCCGTACAGGATGGTCGGCGTCGGCCGGATCTTCGAGGACTTCCGCAGCGGCGTCCTCGACGCGGACGACGAGGTCGCCGTTCTGCACACCGACGACGGCATCGCCCTGTCCGAGGCCCCGATGAACTTGCGGGCCGCCCTGATGCGGGCCGCCGCGGACGGCGAACTCAGTGACGCCGAGGCCGGCCGGCTCTCGGACCTGGCCCGGTCCCTTCCGTACACGTCCCAATCGTGGACCGCTCTGGGCCGCCTCGCGGCTGGGGAGGGGCTCGGGCCCGCGTTCGGCCGGGCCGACGCCTGGCGGTGCACCCACGCCTACGACGTGAAACGGGAGGACGCCGAACGCGCCCTCGCCTTGGTCGCCGCCGGGCTGCCCCCGGGCCACGGCCCAGGGTCGTGGGTGCCTGCGAGCCGTGGCAGACGAGCTTCGTCCGGTACTGGCAGGCCGCATTCAAGCCGGGGCGGTGAGCAGTGGAAGGCCCGTCTGCTTCCTCGCCCTGCTCCATCACCAGCAGTTGTACGACCCGGGCTTCGCGGGCCGTTGGCGGACACGAGTCCTGGCCGCGCTCATTCAGCACGGCGGTTCACAGGAGCCGTGGACTGCTCGGCGCCCCGACGACTCGCTAGCCGAAGGAACCGGTGA
- a CDS encoding transcriptional regulator, which yields MAQPAARPNEALAHWVRISGASYSRIAAEVGRVAARHGRHDIQPDSSRVSRWINRGERPRHPAPEFLAEAMSSLCRGRTLTPADLGLASAGPPPWGGDGWSARTVVAAILDTTRSDAVTDDRTPSRARPLSGAALVKAVQPWLHLHDLEPLPAPERPGPRLGRSDVARIEATTEAFRELDNAHGGGLSRLAVVGQLQHVTHLTRTGTYTEETGRALFVAVAELASVAGWMTHDAGAHADAQNYLLLGLQAAKQAGRDGAGIGGHLMNCLARQANHLGRTDDALDLVQAAQYGTRKLRSGRLRALLCSLEARSHAALGHIDEMTRANGAAEQALADEDTATTPGWAAWFDLAEFRVTAGVCEFEAAEYAPDRVGNAITLIERGTAERPAERVRSRAFDQIALARAHVRADEPEAADTATAAALNLMGTITSTRVSDRLRELDTELGTAPGGTVTADSRARIRAALQPL from the coding sequence GTGGCGCAGCCGGCAGCACGGCCCAACGAGGCCCTCGCACACTGGGTACGGATCTCCGGAGCCAGCTACAGCCGGATCGCGGCGGAAGTCGGCCGCGTCGCGGCCCGGCACGGACGCCACGACATCCAACCGGACAGCTCTCGCGTCTCTCGATGGATCAACAGGGGGGAACGGCCCCGCCACCCCGCCCCCGAATTCCTTGCCGAGGCGATGAGCAGCCTGTGCCGCGGACGCACGCTCACGCCGGCTGATCTGGGCCTGGCCTCCGCCGGACCGCCGCCCTGGGGAGGAGACGGGTGGTCCGCGCGCACGGTGGTGGCCGCCATACTCGACACCACCCGGAGCGATGCCGTGACCGACGACCGCACCCCGTCCCGCGCGCGCCCCCTATCCGGCGCCGCCCTGGTCAAAGCCGTCCAGCCCTGGCTACATCTCCACGACCTCGAACCTCTGCCCGCCCCCGAACGGCCCGGACCCCGTCTCGGACGGTCGGACGTGGCACGGATCGAGGCGACCACCGAAGCGTTCCGCGAACTGGACAACGCACACGGTGGCGGCCTGTCCCGCCTCGCGGTCGTCGGCCAGCTCCAGCACGTCACCCACCTGACCCGCACCGGCACCTACACCGAGGAAACAGGCCGTGCCCTGTTCGTCGCAGTCGCGGAACTCGCCTCCGTCGCCGGATGGATGACCCACGACGCCGGCGCCCACGCAGACGCCCAGAATTACCTCCTCCTCGGACTCCAGGCCGCCAAGCAGGCCGGCCGCGACGGCGCCGGGATCGGCGGCCACCTGATGAACTGCCTCGCCCGGCAGGCCAACCACCTCGGGCGCACGGACGACGCCCTCGACCTCGTCCAAGCCGCCCAGTACGGCACCCGCAAACTCCGCTCAGGCCGGCTGCGGGCCCTGCTGTGCTCGCTCGAAGCGCGCTCCCACGCGGCACTCGGTCACATCGACGAGATGACCCGCGCCAACGGAGCCGCCGAACAGGCCCTCGCCGACGAGGACACCGCAACGACTCCCGGCTGGGCCGCCTGGTTCGACCTTGCCGAATTCCGCGTCACCGCCGGCGTATGCGAATTCGAAGCAGCCGAGTACGCCCCCGACCGAGTCGGCAACGCCATCACCCTGATCGAGCGGGGCACCGCCGAACGGCCCGCCGAACGGGTCCGCAGCCGGGCCTTCGACCAGATAGCCCTGGCCCGCGCCCACGTCCGCGCCGACGAGCCCGAAGCCGCCGACACCGCCACCGCCGCGGCCCTGAATCTGATGGGCACCATCACCTCCACCCGCGTCAGCGACCGCCTGCGGGAGCTGGACACCGAACTCGGGACCGCCCCGGGAGGGACGGTCACGGCTGACAGCCGCGCACGCATCCGCGCCGCTCTTCAACCCCTCTGA
- a CDS encoding lasso RiPP family leader peptide-containing protein, producing MEKNIEIQTAQSLAVSEVFTTPEVTDLGAVSEVTLGSGGFNNPDSTMYFQG from the coding sequence ATGGAGAAGAACATCGAGATCCAGACCGCCCAGAGCCTCGCCGTCTCCGAGGTCTTCACCACCCCCGAGGTCACCGACCTCGGCGCCGTCTCCGAGGTCACCCTGGGCAGCGGCGGCTTCAACAACCCCGACAGCACCATGTACTTCCAGGGCTGA